A window of the Virgibacillus pantothenticus genome harbors these coding sequences:
- a CDS encoding GNAT family N-acetyltransferase → MKESLSVVYKIADLAEELEQIYRLNYETFVEEIPQHETNHEHRLVDRFNDKNTYVVAKRNDEVIGMISVNDQRPFSLDQKLNNLDDFLPEHAIPCEIRLLAIKKQYRGGRIFYGLCERLVDYCLEKGFNMAVISGTLRQTKLYKHLGFQAFGPLVGTEEAPYQPMYLTKKNFERASKLFERMLRKEEQRNHYNFLPGPVEVSNEVKKAWGDKAVSHRAKDVHDVIENVQQQLCRLTKANYVEIAVGTGTLANDMIAAQLTTISSKGLVLANGEFGERLIKHASRFNLSFYTITKPWSKPISLAEIEQTLDKHREIGWLWTVHCETSTGYVYPLEKLKQLCNKYGVRLCMDTCSTVGVMSVDLASVYLASTVSGKGLGSYPGLAIVFHQEKLLPNEAIPSYLDLGKYQINGSIPYTHSSNGLFALQAALQQLQPERTELFREICQEFQKAGMEVLTGENYSPGIVTICLNPMIDSRKFGDALKQKGVHVSYESGYLLNHNWFQVAIMGQHQASNILKGIKIIVEVYQQFSKAKEFSRCES, encoded by the coding sequence ATGAAAGAATCATTATCTGTTGTATATAAAATAGCAGATTTAGCAGAAGAATTGGAGCAAATCTATCGTTTAAACTATGAGACATTTGTCGAAGAAATACCACAACACGAAACAAATCATGAACATAGGTTGGTAGATCGCTTTAACGATAAAAACACATATGTCGTTGCGAAGCGAAACGATGAAGTAATCGGAATGATTTCTGTCAATGATCAGCGACCTTTTTCGCTCGATCAAAAACTGAACAATTTAGATGACTTTTTACCAGAGCATGCTATACCTTGTGAAATACGATTACTGGCTATTAAAAAACAATATCGCGGTGGCCGTATTTTCTATGGGCTTTGTGAAAGATTAGTAGATTATTGTTTGGAAAAAGGCTTTAATATGGCGGTTATTTCCGGCACGTTAAGGCAAACGAAACTATATAAACATTTAGGATTTCAAGCTTTTGGACCGCTCGTCGGGACAGAAGAAGCACCTTATCAACCGATGTATTTAACGAAGAAAAATTTTGAACGTGCTTCTAAATTATTTGAACGTATGCTTCGAAAAGAAGAACAACGAAATCATTATAACTTTTTACCAGGCCCCGTTGAAGTATCGAATGAGGTAAAAAAAGCATGGGGTGATAAAGCAGTATCGCATCGTGCTAAAGATGTACATGATGTAATAGAAAATGTACAGCAACAGCTATGTAGGTTAACGAAAGCCAATTATGTGGAGATCGCCGTAGGTACAGGAACACTTGCTAATGATATGATTGCAGCACAATTAACAACTATTTCAAGTAAAGGATTAGTTTTAGCAAACGGAGAATTTGGCGAGCGTTTGATCAAGCATGCTTCGCGCTTTAATCTTTCTTTCTACACGATTACAAAGCCTTGGAGTAAGCCGATTTCTTTAGCTGAAATCGAACAAACATTGGACAAACACCGTGAAATTGGCTGGTTGTGGACGGTACACTGTGAAACGTCCACGGGATATGTTTATCCGTTGGAAAAATTAAAACAGCTTTGTAACAAGTATGGCGTGCGTTTATGCATGGATACATGTAGTACGGTTGGTGTGATGTCAGTTGATTTAGCATCCGTTTATTTAGCAAGTACCGTAAGCGGGAAAGGTCTCGGGTCTTATCCTGGATTGGCAATTGTGTTTCATCAGGAAAAGCTGTTACCAAACGAGGCGATCCCTAGTTATTTAGATCTTGGGAAGTATCAAATAAATGGCAGTATACCATATACGCATTCTTCCAATGGACTGTTTGCATTACAAGCTGCATTACAACAGCTGCAACCAGAAAGAACCGAATTGTTCAGGGAAATTTGTCAAGAATTTCAAAAAGCAGGTATGGAAGTATTAACAGGGGAAAATTACTCACCAGGTATTGTAACGATTTGTTTAAATCCGATGATCGACTCAAGGAAATTCGGTGATGCTTTAAAGCAAAAAGGCGTTCATGTAAGCTATGAAAGTGGTTATTTACTAAATCATAACTGGTTTCAAGTGGCTATTATGGGTCAGCACCAAGCGTCTAATATTCTAAAGGGGATAAAGATTATTGTTGAGGTGTATCAACAGTTTTCAAAAGCGAAGGAGTTCAGTCGATGCGAAAGTTAA